Below is a genomic region from Dryobates pubescens isolate bDryPub1 chromosome 1, bDryPub1.pri, whole genome shotgun sequence.
CTTTCCCATTTCCCCCTGTTTCCCACTTTTACTAACATTTGTTTATAAATTATGATTTTCCAAAGTCTTTTACTTTACCAACATCAGTGAAGGTGAAGGATCTTTTTGAATGTCTTCTTGAAGTTCTGGTTACAAAGAGGATACAGGAATGGGTTTAAGGTGGAGTTCACATAGCCAAGCCATACAGTGAATGTGTGTAGTATTGGAAACTGTTCATGACTACGGAAAGCTGTTACCATAAATATTACAAAATAGGGAATCCAGCACAGCATGAAGGCTGTCATTATGACACCTAACTGCTTCgctgctttcctctccctgtTCCCATGCAGTCCTTGAGTGTGCATTTTGGGATGGCCTTGCAGACTTTGCCAGGTTTTTCTCAGGTAAGTCAGGCCTCTGGAATCTGTGTTCTCTGTCTTTTCCTGAGGACCACAGGCTCTTGCACTGCTAGTGCCGGTTACCTCTGTGAAAGTATGGTTGTCTGATGCATCACTTAAATCACTGTCTTGCGAGCAAGGCTCCTCTtcaatttccttctcttttgttCCATGtacttccttctttcctgctttatCCAGGCTTGGCTCTGACTGGGCAGTGGGGAGTGGAAAACAGCTCCATTTAAGGACTCTTCTATTACTCTTACTAGCAAGTGCCATTGAAGTCTTCTCAGGGTTACTGAAACGAAGCTCTACCTCTGTATTTTGGGGCTGAGGGGAACTTTGCTTGTCCTTGGGAGGCAAGTTCTCATCTAAGATTTGCTTTTCGAGGCAAATATTTAGCTCATCCTTTGTTTGACTATGATGTGTGGAGGTTTTTTCTGAGGAGGACTGATATGGCCCACTGATGAGCTCTCTGTGTTGACAGTGTTTTTGAACAGCTCTGAATATTTTATAGTAGAACCATAACATCAAGATAGAGGGTATGTAGAAATTGACAATGGCTGTCAACACTTTAAACCAGGTGACATGAGAGAATTCGGTTTCACACTTGTCTCCTATTTCTTTCCATCCCCTGTTATTAGCAAAAGCGTGCCATCCTAGGATTGGAATGATCCACAGGAAAGACAGCAACCAGACCCCCAATATCATCAGTGATGCTCTCATTTTTGTTCTATACTTGAGATACTTCAGTGGTTGCTGAACTGAACGGTAACGGTCAATGCACAATATGAAGAGGTTGAAAATGGATGCAGTGCACGCCACATAATCCATTGACAGCCAGAACAAACAGGCTGGGGAGCCTAGAGTCCACTTACGACATAGGAGATTAAAAATATTCAGGGGCATAACAGCTGCCCCAACTATCAGATCTGCAACAGAGAGGCTGACAATGTATAAATTGCCAACTGTTTGCagctttttttcagttttcacaGCATATAGTACTAATAGGTTCATGACAACAGTGATCAGTGAAATGCCCCCCAGGAATATACCTAGAACTGCTGACTGAGGGCTAATGGAGTTAGCTGTTATGTTTTCCGACATCTTCTGCACAAGAGCACAGAATGAAAACTAGAGCTGTCCAGGTCTTGGAAATTCAGTCTTGGGTTACACTCCTGGATGAAAATGTGTTGGATTGCtttgtgatttttatttccagaactatagaaaagaaaaaaaaaatatggtcAGTCAATGTAATActaaaataaaatcataaaaaCAATCTGTGCTTCAGTTAGCACTGCCTCTTTCAGGCCTTTCCTAAACAATGATTTCTTACAACATTTTACATGTGGCTCATTGAACATGTATTCCTTGAAAAGCACTGGAGCAAGCTCCATGAACCCATCCAAAATGGCTTGTGAAGGTATTTCATAGGTAATTCTGGAAGGAAGACATTTCAGTCCTCACTGTTTCAGTTTATTATATCTTATAAAATAGTTGATCATGAACAGTAACATAAGATGCATATGGGCAAACCAAGCTAAAGTGTGATAATAGATAGTCTTGTATGTACTAAGTAGTTTTTAACAAACCAGTTTGCCAAACTACGTCTAAGAGTCTGAGAATACAGCAGTTTGAATTATAAGTAATTCATAATCTCTCGGTACCCATTTCAGGCTTACACAGATTTAAAACATTTAAAGATGGCAAACCTATTTTATTTCAAATGCAAACTAAATCACTCTCTTTgcgtagaacttcttcctaaccttcagcctaaacctcccctggtgcagcttgagactgtgtcctcttgttctggtgctggttgcctgggagaagagaccaacctctgcctgtctacaacctcatttcaggtagctgtagagagcaacaagattttccctgagcctcctcttctccaggctaagcaaccccagctccctcagcctctcctcacagagcttgtgttccaaacccctcacccgtgcccttctctggacacattgcagcaactcaacatccttcctaaactgaggggcccagaactggacagaggactcaaggtgtggcctaatcaatgcagtgtacagggggagaatgacctcactgcccctgctggccaggatgccattggccctcttggctgcctgggcacactgctggctcatgttcagcctaccatcaaccagcacccccaggtccctctctgcctggctgctctccagccactctgaccccagcctgtagcactgcctggggttgctgtggccaatgtgcagaacccggcacttggatgtgttcaatctcatactgttggattctgcccatctgtccagcctgtcaaggtccctctgcaaagcctctctaccctccagca
It encodes:
- the HRH1 gene encoding histamine H1 receptor, whose translation is MSENITANSISPQSAVLGIFLGGISLITVVMNLLVLYAVKTEKKLQTVGNLYIVSLSVADLIVGAAVMPLNIFNLLCRKWTLGSPACLFWLSMDYVACTASIFNLFILCIDRYRSVQQPLKYLKYRTKMRASLMILGVWLLSFLWIIPILGWHAFANNRGWKEIGDKCETEFSHVTWFKVLTAIVNFYIPSILMLWFYYKIFRAVQKHCQHRELISGPYQSSSEKTSTHHSQTKDELNICLEKQILDENLPPKDKQSSPQPQNTEVELRFSNPEKTSMALASKSNRRVLKWSCFPLPTAQSEPSLDKAGKKEVHGTKEKEIEEEPCSQDSDLSDASDNHTFTEVTGTSSARACGPQEKTENTDSRGLTYLRKTWQSLQGHPKMHTQGLHGNRERKAAKQLGVIMTAFMLCWIPYFVIFMVTAFRSHEQFPILHTFTVWLGYVNSTLNPFLYPLCNQNFKKTFKKILHLH